A single region of the Corallococcus caeni genome encodes:
- a CDS encoding LysR substrate-binding domain-containing protein, whose product MASLNDITLRQLEYLVAVAETLGFRRAAERCHVSQPALSAQIQQLESVLGVKLFERDARRVMLTPQGTELVARARRVLTEAEDILKAAARMGDPFAGPLHLGAIPTVAPYVLPEVVPALVKHYPKLQLRLREEKTALLMRDMDEGRLDAALLAVDAELGLKVEHAVIAEDPFVVAAPPGHPLEKRKQVRLSDLDAEDVLLLEDGHCFRSQTLALCTRVGAREVDFRATSLTTLAQMVMASGSVTLLPQLAVRTENRQGQLVVRPFAPPGPGRTLALAWRPGHPRAEALRAIAGTLRSVWPGGPKAKVSAAASPR is encoded by the coding sequence ATGGCCTCGCTCAACGACATCACCCTGCGGCAGCTGGAGTACCTGGTGGCGGTGGCGGAGACGCTGGGGTTCCGGCGGGCGGCCGAGCGGTGCCACGTCTCCCAGCCGGCCTTGAGCGCGCAAATCCAACAGCTGGAGTCGGTGCTCGGCGTGAAGCTGTTCGAGCGCGACGCGCGCCGCGTGATGCTCACGCCGCAGGGTACGGAGCTGGTGGCGCGGGCGCGGCGGGTGCTCACGGAGGCGGAGGACATCCTCAAGGCGGCGGCGCGGATGGGAGATCCGTTCGCGGGGCCGCTGCACCTGGGAGCCATCCCCACGGTGGCGCCCTACGTGCTGCCGGAGGTGGTGCCCGCGCTGGTGAAGCACTACCCCAAGCTCCAGCTGCGGCTGCGCGAGGAGAAGACGGCGCTCTTGATGCGCGACATGGACGAGGGCCGGCTGGACGCGGCGCTGCTCGCGGTGGACGCGGAGCTGGGGCTCAAGGTGGAGCACGCGGTCATCGCGGAGGACCCGTTCGTCGTCGCGGCGCCGCCGGGGCACCCGCTGGAGAAGCGGAAGCAGGTGCGGCTCTCCGACCTGGACGCCGAGGACGTGCTGCTCCTGGAGGACGGGCACTGCTTCCGCAGCCAGACGCTGGCCCTGTGCACGCGCGTGGGCGCGCGCGAGGTGGACTTCCGCGCCACCAGCCTGACGACGCTCGCGCAGATGGTGATGGCGTCCGGCAGCGTCACGCTGCTGCCCCAGCTCGCCGTGCGGACGGAGAACCGGCAGGGGCAGCTGGTGGTGCGGCCCTTCGCGCCGCCGGGGCCCGGCAGGACGCTCGCGCTGGCGTGGCGTCCCGGGCACCCCCGGGCGGAAGCGCTGCGCGCCATCGCGGGGACGCTGCGCTCCGTGTGGCCCGGCGGCCCGAAGGCGAAGGTCAGCGCAGCGGCTTCTCCGAGGTGA
- the rraA gene encoding ribonuclease E activity regulator RraA → MSDSPDLKTADLCDAHAGAPHFQVAEPGFMDYGGRRSFSGPISTVRAPEDNSLVRKALEEPGQGRVLVVDGGGSRRCALVGDVLAALGQKNGWAGVVVNGCIRDAEEVGRTAIGVKALGTHPLKSGKRNEGQRDVEVRFAGVTFLPGHHLYADADGIVTSEKPLR, encoded by the coding sequence ATGAGCGACAGCCCTGACCTCAAGACCGCCGACCTCTGCGACGCCCACGCAGGAGCGCCGCACTTCCAGGTCGCCGAGCCCGGCTTCATGGACTACGGCGGGCGCCGGAGCTTCTCCGGCCCCATCAGCACGGTGCGCGCGCCGGAGGACAACTCCCTCGTGCGCAAGGCCCTGGAGGAGCCCGGTCAGGGCCGCGTGCTGGTGGTGGATGGCGGAGGCAGCCGCCGCTGCGCGCTGGTGGGCGACGTGCTCGCGGCGCTGGGCCAGAAGAACGGCTGGGCGGGCGTGGTGGTGAACGGCTGCATCCGCGACGCGGAGGAGGTGGGCCGCACCGCCATCGGCGTGAAGGCGCTGGGCACGCACCCGCTCAAGAGCGGCAAGCGCAACGAGGGCCAGCGCGACGTGGAGGTGCGCTTCGCGGGCGTCACCTTCCTCCCCGGCCACCACCTCTACGCGGACGCGGACGGCATCGTCACCTCGGAGAAGCCGCTGCGCTGA